The Mugil cephalus isolate CIBA_MC_2020 chromosome 11, CIBA_Mcephalus_1.1, whole genome shotgun sequence genome includes a window with the following:
- the ubr5 gene encoding E3 ubiquitin-protein ligase UBR5 isoform X2, with product MTSIHFVVHPLPGTEDQLNDRLREVSEKLNKYSYNSHPHLSLLEQATLKQCVVGPNHAGFLLEDGRVCRISFAVQPDRLELSKPDGSDGSKLSSGSGTGRSSRPGRTSDPPWFLSGSDTLGRLAGNTLGSRWSSGVNGGSGGGGSGGGAGGGGAGGGSSGGGGGGGGGGGGGTSGRSSTAARDSRRQTRVIRTGRDRGSGLLGSQPQPVIPASVIPEELITQAQVVLQGKSRSVIIRELQRTNLDVNLAVNNLLSRDDEDGDDGDDTASESYLPGEDLMSLLDADIHSAHPSVIIDADAMFSEDISYFGYPSFRRSSLSRLGSSRVLLLPLERDSELLRERESVLRLRERRWLDGASFDTERGSTSREGEPSLDKKSIPVQSPVSLGEELQWWPDKDGVKFVSIGAMFSELVAVSSKGELYQWKWSEPEPYRNAQNPSIHHPRVSFLGLTNEKITLLSANSIRATVATETNKVATWVDDTLSTVASKLEHSAQAFPELQGERMVSLHCCALYTCAQLENSLYWWGVVPFSQRKKMLEKARAKNKKPKSSGGISSIPNITVGTQVCLRNNPLYHAGAVAFSVSAGIPKVGVLLESVWNMNDSCRFQLRSPESLKNMEKTTKTQEIKTESKPELVKTEMGPPPSPASTCSDTSSIASSASLPYKRRRSTPAPKEEEKVNEEQWPLREVVFVEDVKNVPVGKVLKVDGAYVAVKFPGTSNSMSSQSTAAPTDSDPSSLLQDCRLLRIDELQVVKTGGTPKVPDCFQRTPKKLCIPEKAEILAVNVDSKGVHAVLKTGNWVRYCIFDLATGKAEQENNFPTSNLAFLGQSERNVAIFTAGQESPIILRDGNGTIYPMAKDCMGGIRDPDWLDLPPINSLGMGVHSLANLPSNSTIKKKAAIIIMTVEKQTLMQHVLRCDYEACRQYLVNLEQAFLLDQGSQALGALLGHRCDGNRNILHAAVSVCFPVSNKETKEEEEAERSERNTFAERLSAVEAIANAISVVSSNSSGNRTGSSSSRGLRLREMMRRSLRAAGLGRHESGPSSSDHQDPVSPPIAPPSWVPDPPPMDPDGDIDFILAPAVGSLTTASTGTSQGPSTSTIPGPSTEPSVVESKDRKANAHLILKLMCDSVVLRPHLRELLSAKDARGMTPFMLAVSGRAYPAAITVLEAAQKMAKVGDPGIAEKEDADSVFMEMICPSGTNPDDSPLYVLCCNDTCSFTWTGAEHINQDIFECRTCGLLESLCCCTECARVCHKGHDCKLKRTSPTAYCDCWEKCKCKTLIAGQKAARLDLLYRLLTTTNLVTTPNSRGEHILLFLVQTVARQSVEHCQYRPPRIREDRNRKAANAEDSDMPDHDLEPPRFAQLALERVLQDWNALKSMIMFGSQENKDPLSASSRIAHLLPEEQVYLNQQSGTIRLDCFTHCLIVKCAPDITFIDTLLGTLVKELQNKYTPGRREEAVNVTRRFLRSVARVFVILSVEMASSKKKNNFIPQPIGKCRRVFQALLPYAVEELCNVAESLIVPVRMGIARPTAPFTLASTSIDAVQGSEELFSVEPLPPRPSPDQSSSSSQTAASYIIRNPQPRRSSQSQPVRGRDEEQDDIVSADVEEVEVVEGVAGEEDHHDDQEEQGEENAEAEGQHDEHDEDGSDMELDLLAAAETESDSESNHSNQDNASGRRSVVTAATAGSEAGSRVSLAFPIFGASSVPAFFSEDDSQSNDSSDSDSSSSQSDDVDQETFLLDEPLERTTSASHANSAAQAPRSMQWAVRNTPSQRATGSAPSSSSTPAASSTGLIYIDPTNLRRSSAISSSAAAAAAALEASNSSSYLTSASSLARAYSIVIRQISDLMSLIPKYNHLVYSQYPAAVKLTYQDAVNLQNYVEEKLIPTWNWMVSIMDSTEAQLRYGSALSSAGDPGHPSHPLHASQHSARRERMTAREEANFRTLEGRRRAATLLTARQGMMSARGDFLNYALSLMRSHNDEHSDVLPVLDVCSLKHVAYVFQALIYWIKAMNQQTTLDTPQMDRKRNREILELGLDNEDSEHENDEDTNQSSTLQDKDEDTVPAETGQNHPFFRRSDSMTFLGCIPPNPFDVPLAEAIPLADQPHLLQPNARKEDLFGRPSQGLYSSSYMATKGLAEASMDRNCLEVNMGSLPSPSQVLPTKMSYSANLKNVMSMETGQRSSENQSLVEQEMEVSKPGPSPHDLAAQLKSSLLAEIGLTESDGPPLPSFRPHCSFMGMMISHDMLLGRWRLSLELFGRVFMEDVGAEPGSILTELGGFEVKESKFRREMEKLRNLQSRDLALEVDRDRDQLIQQTMRQLNTHFGRRCTTTPMAVHRVKVTFKDEPGEGSGVARSFYTAIALALLSNDKLPNLDCVQSVSKGMQASSTCHHDYNSNLMQRLRNRDRERERRSGGLRAGSRRDRDRDSRRQLSIDTRPFRPSSEGNPSDEPDPLPAHRQALGERLYPRVHAMQPAFASKITGMLLELSPAQLLLLLASEDSLRARVEEAMELLIAHGRENGADSILDLGLPEAPEKAQQENRKRHGSTRSVVDMELDDPDDGDDNAPLFYQPGKRGFYSPRPGKNTEARLNCFRNIGRILGLCLLQNELCPITLNRHVIKVLLGRKVNWHDFAFFDPVMYESLRQLIRHSQAGEAEAVFAAMDLAFAIDLCKEEGAGQVELLSGGVNMPVTPLNVYEYVRKYAEHRMLVVAEQPLHAMRKGLLDVLPKNSLEDLTAEDFRLLVNGCGEVNVQMLISFTSFNDESGENADKLLQFKRWFWSIVEKMSMTERQDLVYFWTSSPSLPASEEGFQPMPSITIRPPDDQHLPTANTCISRLYVPLYSSKQILKQKLLLAIKTKNFGFV from the exons GATGGACGTGTGTGCAGAATCAGCTTTGCTGTCCAGCCCGATCGCCTGGAGCTCAGCAAACCGGACGGCAGCGATGG TTCAAAGTTGAGCAGTGGTTCAGGGACAGGAAGGAGCTCCAGGCCGGGCAGGACTAGTGATCCGCCCTGGTTCCTGTCTGGTTCTGACACACTGGGCAGACTGGCAGGCAACACCCTTGG GAGTCGCTGGAGCTCCGGTGTAAATGGAGgcagtggaggaggtggaagcggaggaggagcaggaggaggtggagccgGTGGTGGTAGCAGCGGAGGCGGAGGGggtggcggaggaggcggaggtggaggcACGTCGGGCAGGTCGTCAACGGCAGCTCGCGATTCCCGCCGACAGACCAGGGTGATCCGTACAGGAAGGGATCGTGGCTCAGGCCTTCTAGGCAGCCAGCCGCAGCCTGTCATCCCAGCCTCTGTCATCCCTGAAGAACTTATTACTCAG GCCCAGGTAGTCCTTCAAGGGAAATCCAGGAGTGTGATCATAAGGGAGCTCCAGAGGACCAACCTCGACGTCAACCTTGCCGTCAACAACCTCCTGAGCCgggatgatgaagatggtgacgATGGAGATGACACAGCCAGCGAGTCCTACCTCCCTGGAG AAGACCTGATGTCCCTGTTAGATGCAGACATTCACTCAGCCCATCCCAGCGTCATTATTGATGCGGATGCCATGTTCTCTGAGGACATCAGCTACTTTGGCTACCCCTCTTTTAGACGCTCCTCACTGTCTCGCCTCGGATCCTCCAGAG TTCTCCTTCTTCCCTTAGAGCGTGACTCAGAGCTGTTGCGTGAACGTGAGTCTGTATTGAGGTTACGCGAGCGCCGGTGGCTCGATGGGGCCTCGTTCGACACAGAGCGAGGTTCCACCAGCCGTGAGGGTGAGCCTAGCCTCGACAAGAAGAGCATCCCAGTCCAGAGCCCAGTGTCCCTGGGAGAAGAGCTCCAGTGGTGGCCTGACAAG GATGGTGTAAAGTTTGTGAGCATTGGAGCCATGTTCTCAGAGCTGGTGGCTGTGAGCTCCAAAGGAGAGCTTTATCAGTGGAAGTGGAGTGAACCTGAACCCTACAGGAATGCACAG AATCCTTCGATCCACCACCCACGTGTCTCTTTCCTGGGCTTGACCAATGAGAAGATCACCTTACTGTCTGCTAATAGCATTAGAGCTACAGTAGCTACAGAAACCAACAAG GTGGCAACCTGGGTGGACGACACACTGAGCACAGTGGCATCTAAGCTGGAGCACAGTGCTCAGGCTTTTCCTGAGCTGCAGGGGGAGCGCATGGTGTCGCTGCACTGCTGCGCACTCTACACATGTGCACAGCTAGAGAATAGCCTCTACTGGTG GGGTGTTGTGCCTTTTAGTCAAAGGAAGAAGATGCTTGAAAAGGCCAGAGCCAAGAACAAAAAGCCAAAGTCCAGCGGTGGCATCTCGTCAATACCCAACATCACTGTGGGAACACAg GTGTGCTTGAGAAACAATCCCCTCTACCATGCCGGTGCAGTggccttttctgtttctgctgggaTTCCCAAAGTGGGCGTCTTGTTGGAGTCTGTCTGGAACATGAACGACAGCTGCAGGTTCCAGCTGCGCTCACCAGAAAGCCTCAAGAACATGGAGAAGACCACTAAGACCCAGGAAATCAA GACTGAAAGCAAGCCAGAGCTGGTGAAGACTGAGATGGGTCCCCCTCCCTCACCTGCCTCTACCTGCAGTGATACCTCTTCCATTGCTAGCAGTGCCTCACTGCCCTACA AGCGAAGGCGTTCTACCCCAGCTcccaaagaggaagagaaagtgaaTGAGGAGCAGTGGCCTCTCAGGGAGGTGGTCTTTGTGGAGGATGTTAAAAATGTTCCCGTGGGAAAG GTGCTTAAAGTGGATGGGGCATATGTTGCTGTGAAGTTTCCAGGAACCTCAAACAGCATGAGCAGCCAGAGCACTGCAGCTCCCACAGACTCGGACCCGTCGTCACTGTTGCAGGACTGTCGACTCCTCAGAATAGATGAGCTACAG GTGGTCAAAACCGGTGGGACTCCTAAAGTTCCTGATTGCTTTCAGCGAACACCTAAAAAGCTCTGTATCCCAGAAAAGGCAGAGATTTTGGCCGTGAATGTTGACTCCAAAG GAGTCCATGCAGTGCTGAAAACTGGTAACTGGGTGAGGTACTGTATCTTTGACCTGGCCACAGGCAAAGCTGAGCAGGAGAATAACTTTCCTACTAGTAATCTGGCCTTCCTGGGGCAGAGTGAGCGCAACGTTGCCATCTTCACTGCAGGACAG GAGTCTCCTATTATTCTCCGAGATGGAAATGGCACAATCTACCCCATGGCCAAAGACTGCATGGGTGGAATAAGAGATCCTGATTGGTTGGACCTGCCGCCTATAAACAGCCTGGGAATGGGGGTGCACTCTCTGGCTAATCTCCCCTCTAACTCCACCATTAAAAAGAAAGCTGCTATTATTATCATGACCGTTGAG AAACAGACGCTGATGCAGCATGTACTGCGCTGCGACTATGAGGCATGTCGGCAGTACCTGGTGAACCTTGAGCAAGCCTTCCTTTTGGATCAGGGCAGCCAGGCCCTCGGAGCCCTTCTGGGCCACCGATGCGATGGAAACCGCAACATCCTTCACGCTGCTGTTTCTGTCTGCTTTCCAGTTAGCAACAAAGAgaccaaagaggaggaag AAGCTGAAAggtcagagagaaacacattcgCAGAGCGTCTGTCTGCTGTGGAGGCGATTGCCAATGCCATCTCGGTCGTCTCAAGCAACAGTTCTGGAAATAGGACAGGCTCCTCCAGTAGCAGAGG GCTTCGTCTGAGAGAAATGATGCGAAGGTCTCTTAGAGCAGCCGGTCTTGGTCGCCACGAGTCCGGCCCATCATCCAGTGACCATCAGGACCCCGTGTCCCCACCCATTGCTCCACCAAGTTGGGTCCCTGACCCCCCACCCATGGACCCTG ACGGTGACATCGATTTCATTCTGGCACCAGCTGTGGGTTCACTCACCACAGCCTCCACTGGTACAAGCCAGGGACCCAGCACCTCCACCATACCAG GGCCGTCCACTGAGCCTTCTGTGGTCGAGTCTAAAGACAGGAAGGCCAACGCGCACCTCATCCTGAAGCTGATGTGTGACAGTGTTGTCCTTAGGCCCCACCTACGGGAGCTGCTCTCTGCAAA gGATGCCCGAGGGATGACCCCGTTCATGTTGGCTGTCAGTGGGCGAGCCTACCCAGCAGCCATCACGGTGCTTGAGGCTGCACAGAAAATGGCCAAGG TGGGTGACCCAGGCATCGCAGAGAAGGAGGATGCAGATTCCGTATTCATGGAAATGATTTGCCCCTCGGGGACCAACCCAGATGATTCTCCCCTATACGTTCTCTGCTGTAACGACACCTGCAGTTTCACTTGGACTGGAGCGGAGCACATTAACCAG GATATCTTCGAGTGTCGAACATGTGGCCTACTGGAGTCCCTGTGCTGCTGCACTGAGTGTGCGAGGGTGTGTCACAAAGGACATGACTGCAA GCTGAAGAGGACGTCTCCTACAGCTTATTGCGACTGTTGGGAGAAATGCAAGTGTAAAACACTGATTGCCGGCCAGAAGGCTGCTCGTTTAGACCTACTGTACAGGTTACTGACAACCACAAACCTGGTCACCACACCAAACAGCAG GGGAGAGCATATATTACTGTTCCTGGTGCAGACTGTTGCCAGGCAGAGTGTTGAGCACTGTCAGTACAGACCACCTCGCATCAGAGAAGACAGGAACCGCAAGGCTGCTAACGCAGAAG ACTCTGACATGCCTGACCACGACCTAGAACCTCCCCGCTTTGCTCAGCTGGCTCTGGAGAGGGTTCTGCAGGACTGGAATGCCCTCAAGTCCATGATCATGTTTGGTTCTCAGGAGAATAAAGATCC ACTTAGTGCCAGCAGCAGAATTGCCCACCTCCTGCCTGAAGAGCAGGTCTACTTGAATCAGCAGAGTGGCACCATTCGCCTTGACTGTTTCACACACTGCCTCATTGTCAAGTGTGCTCCTGATATCACT TTCATAGACACGTTACTGGGTACCCTGGTGAAGGAGCTGCAGAACAAGTACACTCCTGGCCGCCGAGAGGAGGCGGTCAATGTTACAAGGAGGTTCCTGCGCTCCGTAGCCCGGGTGTTTGTCATTCTCAGCGTGGAAATGGCCTCGtccaagaagaaaaa CAACTTCATCCCTCAGCCCATTGGGAAATGCCGGCGTGTTTTCCAGGCTCTGTTACCTTACGCCGTGGAGGAGCTGTGTAACGTGGCAGAGTCACTCATTGTACCAGTGCGAATGGGTATCGCAAGGCCCACTGCTCCTTTCACTTTGGCCAGCACCAGCATCGACGCTGTCCAGGGCAGCGAGGAGCTTTTCTCTGTCGAACCGTTGCCTCCGAGACCCTCGCCTGACCAGTCCAGCAG CTCCAGTCAGACAGCTGCTTCTTATATCATCAGGAACCCCCAGCCTCGACGCAGCAGCCAGAGTCAGCCCGTCAGAGGTAGAGACGAGGAGCAGGATGACATCGTATCAGCAGATGTGGAAGAG GTGGAAGTTGTAGAGGGAGTAGCAGGGGAAGAAGACCATCACGACGACCAGGAGGAACAGGGAGAGGAAAACGCCGAAGCAGAGGGTCAGCATGATGAACACGACGAGGATG GAAGTGACATGGAGTTGGACCTGTTGGCAGCAGCTGAAACCGAGAGCGACAGTGAAAGCAACCACAGCAATCAGGATAACGCTAGTGGCCGCAGGAGCGTTGTCACGGCAGCCACCGCCGGCTCTGAAGCAG GCAGTAGGGTGTCCTTGGCATTTCCTATTTTTG GTGCCAGCAGTGTCCCTGCCTTCTTTTCAGAGGATGACTCCCAGTCCAACGATTCCAGCGACtcggacagcagcagcagtcagagCGACGATGTCGACCAGGAGACATTCCTATTGGATGAACCGCTGGAACGGACAACTAGCGCTTCGCATGCTAACAGCGCGGCCCAGGCTCCTCGCTCCATGCAGTGGGCTGTTAGAAACACCCCCAGCCAAAGGGCAACAGGAAGTGCTCCCTCCAGTTCCTCAACACCAGCTG CGAGCTCCACAGGCCTGATATATATTGACCCAACCAACCTGCGTCGTTCAAGTGCAATCAGCTCGAGTgctgcagcggcagcagcagctctggaggCCAGCAACTCCAGCAGCTACCTGACATCTGCCAGTAGCCTGGCCCGCGCTTACAGCATCGTCATCAGGCAGATCTCAGACCTCATGAGTCTCATTCCCAAGTACAACCATCTTGTCTACTCCCAGTATCCTGCGGCTGTAAAGCTCACCTACCAGGATGCAGTTAATCTGCag AACTACGTTGAAGAAAAGCTGATCCCTACCTGGAACTGGATGGTGTCCATCATGGATTCGACTGAGGCTCAGCTGCGATATGGTTCCGCTCTGTCGTCTGCCGGAGACCCCGGTCACCCCAGTCACCCGCTCCACGCCTCTCAGCACTCGGCTCGCAGGGAGCGCATGACTGCTCGGGAGGAGGCCAACTTCCGCACTCTTGAAGGACGCAG GAGAGCAGCCACGCTGCTGACGGCTCGTCAAGGCATGATGTCGGCACGGGGCGACTTCCTGAACTATGCCTTGTCGCTGATGCGCTCCCACAATGATGAGCATTCGGATGTGCTTCCTGTGCTGGACGTGTGCTCCCTGAAACACGTGGCCTACGTTTTCCAGGCTCTTATCTATTGGATTAAGGCTATGAACCAGCAAACCACCCTGGACACGCCACAGATGGATAGAAAGAG AAATCGAGAGATTTTGGAGCTGGGTTTGGACAATGAGGATTCTGAGCACGAGAACGACGAGGACACCAATCAGA GTTCGACTCTGCAGGACAAGGATGAGGACACGGTTCCGGCCGAGACCGGTCAGAATCACCCCTTCTTCCGTCGCTCTGACTCTATGACCTTCTTGGGCTGCATCCCACCGAACCCTTTTGACGTTCCTCTGGCTGAGGCCATTCCACTGGCTGACCAGCCCCACCTCCTGCAG CCTAATGCCAGGAAGGAGGATCTGTTCGGCCGTCCGTCTCAGGGCTTGTACTCTTCCTCTTACATGGCAACCAAAGGCCTGGCTGAGGCAAGCATGGACAGGAACTGCCTGGAGGTAAACATGGGCTCTCTACCCTCCCCCTCTCAG GTCCTGCCGACTAAGATGTCTTACTCGGCAAATCTGAAGAATGTGATGAGCATGGAGACCGGCCAGCGGAGTAGTGAGAACCAGTCACTGGTGGAGCAAGAGATGGAGGTTTCCAAACCGGGCCCTTCACCACACGACCTCGCTGCCCAGCTGAAGAGCAGCCTTCTTGCTGAGATCGGCCTCACGGAGAGCGATGGGCCTCCGCTTCCATCATTCAG ACCTCACTGCAGCTTCATGGGGATGATGATTTCACATGACATGCTGCTCGGCCGCTGGCGTCTGTCACTGGAACTTTTTGGCCGTGTCTTCATGGAGGATGTCGGAGCCGAGCCTGGATct ATCCTCACAGAGCTCGGCGGCTTCGAGGTGAAAGAATCCAAGTTCCGTcgggagatggagaagctgagGAACCTGCAGTCCCGCGACCTGGCCCTGGAGGTGGACCGTGACAGAGACCAGTTAATACAGCAGACCATGCGTCAGCTTAACACGCACTTTGGCAGGCGCTGCACAACCACACCCATGGCTGTGCACCGGGTGAAGGTTACCTTCAAAGATGAGCCTGGCGAGGGCAGCGGCGTGGCCCGCAGCTTCTACACGGCCATCGCCCTGGCCCTTCTCTCCAACGACAAGCTGCCCAACCTGGACTGTGTTCAGAGCGTCAGCAAGGGCATGCAGGCCAGCAGTACGTGTCATCACGATTACAATTCAA ACCTAATGCAGCGTCTGAGGAACAGAGaccgagaaagagagaggagaagtgGAGGCCTTCGAGCAGGATCtcggagagacagagacag GGATTCAAGGAGGCAGCTGTCTATAGACACGAGGCCTTTCAGGCCCTCATCAGAGGGAAATCCCAGCGATGAGCCCGACCCTCTGCCTGCACACAGACAAGCCCTGGGCGAAAGACTCTATCCACGAGTTCACGCAATGCAGCCG GCGTTTGCCAGTAAGATCACAGGCATGTTGCTGGAGCTGTCTCctgcacagctgctgctgctgctggctagtGAGGATTCCCTCAGAGCCAGAGTAGAGGAGGCTATGGAGCTTCTCATTGCACACGGAAG GGAAAATGGTGCAGACAGTATACTGGACCTGGGTCTACCCGAGGCTCCAGAGAAAGCACAA caggagaaccGTAAGCGCCACGGCTCAACGCGCAGTGTGGTTGACATGGAACTGGACGACCCGGATGACGGGGACGACAACGCTCCTCTCTTCTACCAGCCTGGCAAACGAGGCTTCTACTCGCCTCGGCCCGGCAAAAACACAGAGGCCAGACTCAACTGCTTCCGTAACATTGGCag AATACTGGGGTTATGTCTGCTGCAGAATGAACTCTGTCCAATCACATTGAACAGACATGTCATTAAAGTGCTGCTCGGTAGGAAG GTGAACTGGCACGACTTTGCGTTCTTTGACCCGGTCATGTATGAGAGTCTGCGGCAGCTCATCCGCCACTCGCAGGCTGGCGAAGCAGAGGCAGTTTTTGCTGCCATGGACCTGGCCTTCGCCATCGACCTCTGTAAAGAGGAAGGGGCTGGACAG GTGGAGCTTCTGTCTGGTGGGGTCAACATGCCGGTTACTCCCCTCAATGTGTACGAGTATGTGAGGAAGTATGCAGAGCACAGGATGCTGGTGGTGGCTGAGCAACCTCTGCAT gCAATGAGGAAGGGTTTGCTGGATGTACTGCCTAAGAACTCCCTCGAGGATTTGACGGCTGAGGACTTCAGGCTGCTGGTCAACGGATGCGGAGAAGTCAACGTCCAGATGCTCATCAGCTTCACCTCGTTCAACGATGAGTCAG GAGAAAATGCAGACAAACTACTCCAGTTTAAACGCTGGTTTTGGTCCATAGTGGAGAAGATGAGCATGACTGAGAGGCAAGATCTG GTGTACTTCTGGACCTCCAGTCCGTCTCTGCCAGCCAGCGAGGAGGGCTTCCAACCGATGCCCTCGATCACCATCCGGCCTCCAGACGACCAGCACCTCCCCACGGCCAATACCTGCATCTCACGTCTCTACGTGCCACTCTACTCTTCTAAACAGATACTCAAACAGAAACTCCTGCTAGCCATTAAGACCAAGAATTTTGGTTTTGTGTAG